The genomic stretch TCGTCGGGCTGGATGCGGAAGGCAAGGACATTGCGCTCCAGGCCGCCGGGGAACATGCCCAGCGGCGGGCGCTTGAAGACCACGGCGATCTCGGTGACCTTTTTCGGCAGCCGCTTGCCGGTCCGCAGGAAGAAGGGCACGCCCTGCCAGCGCCAGTTGTCGACCTCCAGCTTGATCGCCACGTAGGTGGGTGTGGTGCTGCCCTCCTTCACGCCGGGTTCCTCGCGGTAGCCGGGCACCCGCTCGCCGTAGAGGGTGCCGGGGCCGTACTGGCCCAGGACGGCGACCTCGGGCACCCGCCCCGGCGGAATGGGTTTCACTGCCCGCAGCACCTTGACCTTCTCGTCGCGGATGGCGTCGGCGTCAAAGGCGGCGGGGGCCTCCATCGCGGTGAGGGTGAAGAGCTGCATGAGGTGGTTTTGCAGCATGTCGCGCACCACCCCGGCCTCCTCGTAGTATCCGGCGCGGCCCTCCAGGCCCAGGTCCTCGGAGGCCGTGATCTGAACGTGGTCCACGTACTCGCGGTTCCACAGCGGCTCGAAGATGGCGTTGCCGAAGCGGATCGCCATCAGGTTCTGCACCGTCTCCTTGCCCAGGTAGTGGTCGATGCGGTACACCTGCGACTCGTCCCACACCCGGTGGATCGCCGCGTTCAGCTCCCGCGCCGAGGCGAGGTCCCGCCCGAAGGGCTTCTCGATCACGATGCGCCGCCAGCCCTCGGACTCGTCGGCCAGCCCCAGCCGCCCCAGCCCCGCCGAGATCGGCTCGAACAGGCTGGGCGGGGTGGAGAGATAGAAGAGGGCATTCTTGCGCCCGCCGTGAGCGTCCTGCGCGCGGTCGAGTTCCTTGCCCACCAGGTCGTACACCTCGTCGGCGCCGAAGTCCCCGAACTCGTAGTACAGCAGGTCGCGGAACTTCTCCAGGCTGCCGGGCTGGATGGCGTCGGTCTCCTTGCTGCTCTTCAGGGCCTCGATGGCAAAATCCTTGAACTGGTCGTCGGTCATGTCCTGGCGGCCCACCCCGACGATGTTGAAGGCGCTCCCCAGCAACCCGTCCTGCCACAGGCCGAAGACGGCGGGCAGCAGCTTGCGCTTGGCAAGGTCGCCGGTCACGCCGAAGATCACCAGCGTCGCGGGCTCCGGCGCGCGGTTGCGGCGCATCAGAGTGCGGAAGGGATTCTGCCCGTCGGCGCCCGGCCCGGAGGAGGGGGGCTCGGTTTCGGGGGACTCAGGCTCGGGCACGCGGGCGCGGGTCTTGCGGGGGCGGCGGGCGGGCGGAGCGGGCAGCGACTGCTCCAGGTCGTCGTTGCGCACCGCCTCCAGCTTCTCCACGCCCTCACGAACGTCGGCTGTGGTGGGCTGAGCCGTGTCTCCCGCCCTGGTCTTGCGGCCCTTCGTCATGCGTCACCCGTCACGCGCTGCTGTCCGGTTTCGCCGAGTTCCTCGGCCTGCTGCCCGGTCGGGACGGGCTGAGCGGCCTCCACGGGGATGTTCTGCGGGGCGGCGGCGGCGGGGTGTTCGCCGGGCTGCACCTCCGGCACAACGGCCTCCTGCCGGGTGGATTCGAGGACCTTGACCGCGTGGCCGCCGAAGGCGCGGCGCATCGCACTGAGCATCTGCCCGGCGTAGCTAACCTCCTGCTGCGAGCGGAAGCGCATCTGCGTCGCCAGCGTGATGACGGGCGCGGGCACCCCCAGCTCGATGGAGTCGATGACCGTCCAGCGCCCCTCGCCCGAGTCGGCCACGTAGTCCGAGAGCTGCGAGAAATCGGCCTGGTTTTTCAGCGCCTCGGCGGTGAGGTCAAGCAGCCAGGAGCGGATTACCGAGCCGTGCCGCCACAGCTCGGCAATCTGCGCCATGTCGAGGTTGAAGACCTTGTGGGCGTGCATCAGCTCGAAGCCCTCGGCGTAGGACTGCATCATCCCGTACTCGATGCCGTTGTGGACCATCTTGACGTAGTGGCCCGAGCCCGAGGGTCCCATGCGGCCCCAGCCCTGGTGGGGCGCGGGCGCCAGCACCTCGAGGATGGGACGCAACCGCTCGACCGCCTCCTCCGGCCCGCCCACCATCATCGCGTAGCCCTCGGTCAGGCCCCAGACGCCGCCCGAGGTGCCCACATCCACCAAGTGAATGCCCTGCTGCGCCAGGGCCTCGGCCCGCCGCATGGTGTCCTTGAAGTTGGAGTTGCCCCCGTCGATGATGATGTCGCCCGGCGCGAGCCGCCCGGCGAGGTCGTCGATCACGGCCTGGGTGATTGCCCCGGCGGGCACCATCACCCACACGGCCCGCTGGCCCGGCTCGCCGAGCATGGAGATCAGCTCGTCCATCGTGCGGGCGCCCTGGGCTCCCTGCGCCTCAACGAGGTCCACGCTGGCCGGATCGCGGTCGTAGCCCACGATCTGCTGCCCGCCCTGCGTCAGCCGCAGCACCATGTTGCCGCCCATCTTGCCCAGCCCGATCATGCCCATCTTCATGTCTGACCTCCCGGCGCCGAGGGGGAGCTGGGAAGCGGTTCCAGCTCCAGGCGCCTGATGAGGCGCATCATACGCGCGCCCCCGTGGGCCTTTCCCTTCCTGAAGGGGAGGTTTAGATGGTGCTCAGCGTCCCCGCGCTCAGCACTCGCCGCCCGCCTCCCGCACCTGTTCGCGGGTCAGGCCCTGGTACGGGCCAGTCAGGCGGGCGGCCAGATGCAGGTCCTGCCGGTACTGCCGGAATTCCTCCTCGCTGATCCGCAGTCGGGCGGATACTCCCCGAAGCCGCGCTGCACCATGAACAGCAGGCGGGGTTCCCCGGTCTCCGGGTGTCGCCCCAGCGCGAGGCGCAGGTCCCGGAAGGTGATCCCGTCCCGCAGGTTCCAGAGGTCCACGGTTATCTCCGGCGCCGCGCCGCCTTCGCCGCTTCCCTGGCCGCCTTCTGCTCCTCTTTCTGCTTGCGCTGCATCTCGCGGCCCATGTCCTCCATCAGCTGCGCGCCCTGGGCGTCGACCTGCCGCTGAAGCTCCACCAGCGTGGTCACGACGAGATTGTGCAGCATCCGCTCGACCGGGGTCTTGATCCAGCGGTAGCGCACCCGGCCATTCAGGGTCAGCGTGACCTCCGTGCCGCCCGGCATCGCCTTGAAGGTCCAGCCCTGGGTGAGCTTTTCCAGCGGGCCGACGTTCCGCACGCTTTCCCAGCCGCCGCGCATGGGTGCCTGGAGCTGCCCGTACTTCGCCGTAAAGCTCAGGCCCAGCAGCCGCCGCGCGAACTTGAAGCGCACGAGCACGTTGTTGGCGAGCCGCCCCTCGCCGCCCTCGTACTCGGCGCGGACCAGGTTGGGGTCCCAGCGGACCCGTCGTTTGGGCTCCAGCGCGAGCCGGTACAGCACGTCCGGGCGCGACCGCACCACGATGCTCTGCCTGATCTGGATGTCTTCGGACATGTCGGGGTCACTGTAGCGCGGGGGGAGAGTGGGGCGCGGGAAAGGATCAACCACGTTCCGCCCCCCCAACTCCCCCTCAATCCAGGTACGCCCGGGCCCGCAGGTGGCTTGCCCGCAGGTTGAAGCGTTCGGCGTACCCCACGCCCGCGAGTCTTCCCATCCCCGCCCGGCCCTCGCGGAACTGCTCGGCGGTCCAGTTCCACTTGTAGAACTCGCGGTAATAGCGGGCCACGTCCTCCGAGGCCTCGAAGGTGTCGGTCGTGTCCACAAACACCTCAGGGTAGGGGCTGGCGGGCGCATAGTACTGGTAGAAGCGCACCGGCTCGCGCCACGCCTCCAGCCGGGTCACGTCCTCGCCGCTCTCGACCGCCTCGTCGCCGCTGAGGTTCGGCGCCGGGGGCATCGCCGCGCCGCCGCCCGACTCGTTGATGATCTTGGGGATGCGCGCCAGCGTGATCGCGTCAAAGGCGATCTTGGCCGTCATGCGGTGGTCGGGGTGGGGGTGGTCGTCACTCCAGGTGATCACCGCGTTGGGGCGAAAGTGCGCGTACAGCCGGGCGAGTTGCAGGGCCTCCATCCGCCCGCCCGTCATGCGGCTGTCCCCCATGTCGAAGAAGTGGTGCCGCGCCCCGATGCGGTTTGCTACCCAGGCCCCATGTTCCTGCCGCACCCGCGTGACCTCCTCGTGCGAGGCGTCCCCGAACTGCGAGGCGAGTTCCCCCAGCGTGGTCCACACCAGCAGAACCTCGTCGCCGCGCGCCGCGTGCTTGCTCAACGTCCCGATGCACCCGATCTCGTCGTCGGGGTGTGCAAAGACAGCCATGATTCGCATGGGGGAAAGATACGGTGAGTGGGCCGCGGTTCGTTGAGGGTGGGCGAAGATCAAAGACAAAACAAAGACCGAAGGGGGAGGGGAGACGCGAACGGCCCAGCCCCTTCACCCACTTAGGGCTGCTCACTCCCCACTTCCCCACACCCGCTACCGAATCCAGCGAATGCTCAGCGGATACCGGTACGCCTGCCCCTGGTTCACCCGGATCACCGCAAGCAGCATCACCACTAGGGGAAAGGCCCACAGCACCAAGCTGACGGGGATGAAAAAGGCGAAAAAGGCCGCCAGGCTCCCGAAGATGGCGAGGGCGCCCAGTTCCGAACTCCCCGACGCCGCCCCGAACAGCCCTCCCAGCAACCCCAGGCTGAACAGCGCGAAGAACAGCAGTCCCACCAGGAAGGAGTACAGCCATACGCTGAGCTGAAAATTCAGCGCCTCCTTGCCCTGGCCGTCCAGCACCCGGCTGCGGTCGCGGTACGCCAGCCACGCCGCCAGCGGACCCAGCACGTTGCCCAGGGCGGGCAGCACCAGTCCCAGCAGCGGCGAGAGGTGGATCAGCAGGGCGGGCGTCCGCTCGGGCTCGGGGATGAGGCCCGGGTCGAGGCTCCAGCCCGGGGGAGATTCGGCGCGGGGCGGCTCGGGGAGGCTCATACGCTTGACAGTACGTGCGGCGTCTCCCTACAGTTCCGGGGTTATGACGAGGCCCGGCGGGAAACCGCAGTTCAGGAAATCCCCCGCGGGGAAGGCCCAGGACGCCGCCCGCGACCTGCTGCCCATCAAGGCGGGCATCCAGCCGGATCAACCGGTCGCCGGGGAACAGGTGGCGCTTTACAGCGACGGCGCCTGCGACACGGCGGCCGGGCACGGCGGCTGGGCGACGATCCTGAACTACCGCGGCAAGGAACTCGTCCTCAGCGGCAACGAGCGGGACACCACGAACAACCGGATGGAGCTGCGCGGGCTGCTCGAAGGGCTCAGGGTACTCAAGCGCCCCTGCCAGGTGCGGGTGGTGACCGACAGCCAGTACCTCCGCAAGGCCTTCACCGACGGCTGGATTCTCAAGTGGCAGCGCAACGGCTGGAAGACGGCGGGCGGCGAGCCGGTGAAGAATCAGGACCTCTGGGAGGAGCTGATCGCGCAGGCCAAAATCCACGCCCTGACCTTTGTCTGGGTGCGCGGGCACAACGGCCACGGCGAGAACGAGCGGGTGGACAAGCTCGCCGTGGAGGAGCGAAAGAAACTCAGGGCCGGGTGAGGACGGCGCGGTAGCGGGACGAGCCGCCCTTCGGTGGGGCGGGCGTGACCTGGAATCCGGCCCGTCGGTAGAAGCCCACCGCCTCGTCATCCGTCTCGGCGAGCAGTCGGGTGATCTTCAGATGAGCCTCGATGGCATGGAGGAGCGCCCGCGCGTGCCCCCGCCGTTCCTCCCCGGGCGCGGTGCCGAGGTGAAGGATTTCCACCTCCTCCCCGTGTTGCAGGATGCCTGCTGCGCTTACGGGCCGCCCATCGGCCATCCAGACGAAGATGCGGCGCTCAGGCTCGGCGCGGTACCTCTCCAGCTTGCGGCGAAGGCGCTCCGGGTCGGGGAACATCGCCCGGGTGAGCAGCGCCTCCACCTCGGGGGTGAGAGTGTTCGGCTCAGTCAGCATGGGGGGCAGGGTATCTCTCCCTCCCCCCATCCCTGCCATCCGGCGTATGGCTCCCGCGGCTGCCTCCTCCCGCGAAGCCTCCGCGCAGATGTGACCGCTGGTCAGGCTGGGTTGGCGCGGGGGCGAAGCCTGGGGTGGCCCACGTACTTCCGGTGGGGAGTTCTGTCGTTCTGCACAGCTTTTCTGGGCCACAGCAGGCCGGGACGGGACGCTGGTGAAATGTGGACACGTCATCACACCCATGCCTTTACACTGCCTTGTCATGCTCTCATCCACTTCCTCGGAGGTCCCGGCGGCGGGGTGGCGAACGTTCCTGGCCCTGTGGGGGTCGCAGTCGATCAGCCAGATCGGCAGCTACGTCGCCTGGTTCGCGCTGAACGTGTACGTCGCGCAGACCCTCTACCCGGCTCCGGAGCAAAAAGCCCCGCTGGCGCTGGCGCTGGGGGCCTTTGCCATCGCCGCGACGCTGCTGGCGGTGCTGCTCGCCCCGGTGGCCGGGTCGGTCGCCGACCGCACGTCGCGCAAGCGGGTGATGCTGACCTGCGACGTGCTGGGCGGCGGGCTAACCCTGGGCCTGGTGGCGCTGATGTTCGGCGCGGTGGTGCCCTTCTGGCTGCTGCTCGCCTTCGTGATAGTCACCCAGTCGCTCAGCATCTTCCACGAGGCGGCGCTGGAGAGCAGCTACGCGATGGTCGTGCCCGAGGAGCAATTGACCCGGGCCAACGGCCTGATGCAGACCACCCGCACCTTCAGCTCGCTGCTGGCCCCCACGCTCGCCACGCTGCTGATCGGCGTGCCCACGCTGCTGCACGGCAGCGGCTGGCTGGCCGCCCTGCGGGACGGCGTGCCCTTCGCGCTCCTGGTGGACGGCGTGAGCTTCCTGATCGCCGCCGCCATCCTCGCCCGGCTTGCCGTGCCCAGCCCGCCCCCCGCCGAGGACCACGGGGGCGCCGCCGCGAACCTGCGGGCCGACACCCGCCTGGGCTGGACCTACCTGCTGCGCCGCCCGCCGCTGCTGCACCTGCTCATCCTGGCCGCCGCCCTGAACTTCGCCACCGCCGCAATTCCGGTGTACCAGACGCTCCTGACCACCTTCACCCTGGAACCCGACCGCACCGCGCGGGGCCTGAGCTTCGCCGCCACCCTCGCCATCATCCAGACAGCCACGAGCGCGGGCATGTTCCTGGGTGGCCTCGCCATCAGCACCTGGGGCGGCCTGAAGCGGCGCCGAATCCTGGGCATCCTGGTTCCCGCCCTGCTCTCGGGCGCGGGCCTGATCCTGATGGGCCTGTCCGGCAACCTGTACCTCACCGCCGCCGCCTTCGCCCTGACCGTGTTCGTCATGCCCATCACAATGGCGCACAGCAACGGCATCTGGCAGTCCCAGGTCCCGCGAGAGCTGCAGGGCCGGGTGTTTGCTGTGCGGCGCATTGTGGGACGCTTCAGCGTGCCTCTCGGCATGGCCTTTGTCAGCGGCCTGTCCACCAGCCTGCCCCCCGGCCCGATCATTGCTGTGCTCGGCCTGCTGGTCATCGTGATCTGCGCCGCGCAACTCCTGAGCCCCACCGTGCAGCGGGTGGAGGATAAGGCGTACCTGGAGGGGCTGGCGGCGGCGCGGGGCGGGTAGAAGAGGAACGGGAGGGACGAGAATCAGCGTGCCGGTCGGGTTTGACGGCACGCTTCTTTTGCTGGAAGGGATATGCTGGCCGAAATCCCCCGTGCCGGTCTACAGGGGAGAGGTTGGACTGCTGGGAGTTCGTCCTGGAATGTCCTGGCGTGACTTCCAAGTCAAACAGTTCAACAGGGGGAGTCGCGTGAAGTTTCAGAACCAGGTTTTTGAAAACACGAGAGTCGATCTGGACGGCAATGAGTACAGAAACTGCACGTTTAGACGCTGCACCGTCGTCTACAGCGGCGGCCAGATACCCCTGATCTCCGGCTGTGATTTCAACGGGTGCGAGTTCGGGTTCTCGGACGCAGCGGAGAGAACCATGATTTTTATGAACCGCATGTATCACGATGGGTTCCAGAACATCATTGAAGAGACGCTGACAAGTATTCGGACTGGGCCTTCCGGCGGAGGGGTCAAGAGTTAAGGATGGCAGCGCAACCCACTCCGTTCGCCCCGATCGTTCGGGGGTCTCTTGAAGATGGACTGTAAAGATGGGTGGGAGAGGAACGACCTCTCTCACCCCATCACTTGACCCCTTACCCCTGTTTTTCCAACCACCCCGCCAGCCACGGCAACTTCTCCCGGACCTTCTCCCGCATCCCGCCCCAGTAGCGGCGTGACCAGCCCTCCAGGGTACGCTGCTTGCCCCGGGCGACGGCCATCGCGCCCTCGGGCACGTCCTCGTGGACGGCGCTGCCTGCGGCGATAAAGGCGGCGTCGCCGACCACGCGCGGGGCGATCAGGGTGGAGTTCGAGCCGATGAAGACGCCCGCGCCGACGCGGCTCTGGTGCTTGTTCACCCCGTCGAAGTTGGCGACGATGGTGCCCGCCCCGACGTTCGTCTCGGCGCCCATCGTCACGTCACCCAGGTAGGCGAGGTGCCCGGCCTTCACACCCGCGTCCAGCCGCGCGTTTTTCGTCTCCACGAAGTTGCCGATGTGGACGCCCTCGCCCAGCACAGTGCCGGGGCGCAACCGGGCGAACGGCCCCACGTCACTGCCCGCGCCGACCCGCGCCCCTTCCAGCACGCTGTGGGGTTTGACGACCACGCTGGCCTCCAGCACCGAATCGGTCACCACGCTGTAGGCGCCGACCGTCACGCCCCCCGCCACATGCGTCTGCCCCCGCAGGATCACGCCCGGCTCGACCGTCACGTCCTGGCCCAGGGTGACCGTGTCCTCGATCTGGACCGTGTCGGGGGCCTGGAGGGTGACCCCCGCCCGCATGTGCGCCGCGTTGATGCGCCGCCGCAGGATCGCCTCGGCCTGCGCGAGCCCCAGGCGGTCGTTCGCGCCCACCACCTCGTCGGGGTCGCTCAGCTTGAAGGCCCCGACCCTCGCCCCCTCGGCCCGGTACAGGGTCAGCAGGTCGGTCAGGTAATACTCGCCCGCCCGGTTGTCGTTTGTGATGCGGAGGGCCAGCTTGGGCGCGTGGCCGTCCATCACGTACACGCCGGAGTTGAACTCGCGCACGGCCTTTTCCGCCGGGGTGGCGGCCTTTTCCTCCACGATGCGCTCGACGTTTCCCGAGGCGTCCCTGAGAATGCGCCCGTATCCCGTCGCGTCGGGCAGCTCGCCCGTCAGGATGGTGAAGGCGTTGCCGTGCGCGCGGTGGTCGGCGATCAGCTCGCGCAGCGTCTCGATTCGCAGCAGCGGCGTGTCGCCGTACAGCACGAGGAGGTCGGCGCCCTCCGTCTCTCCCAGTGCCTGCGCCCCCACCAGAAAGGCGTGCCCGGTGCCCAGCCGCTGCTCCTGCCGGACGAAGCGCACGCCGGAGCCCGAGAGCGCGGCCTCCACCTGTTCGGCCCCGTGCCCGGTCACCACCACGATGTTGTGCGCCCCCAGCTCCTTCGCGGCCTTCACGGCCCACGCGACCATCGGCCGCCCGGCGACAGGGTGCAGCACCTTGGGCAGCGCGGATTTCATGCGGGTGCCCTGCCCCGCCGCGAGAATCACCACGTCCAGCGGACGTTCCGTATGTGTCATTCCAATCACCTGTCCGGGGAGCAGTGTAAGGGAAAGTGGTCAGCTTTCAGCGATCAGCCGTCAGAAGAACGCGGCGGGCCTGGGGTGGCCGCGCCGCGCGGGGTGGAGGTCCGGTTAATCGCCGGGAACGGGCTGCTCCGGGCGCGTGTCCGGCCGCCGCCGAATCCTGAGCAGCATCACGAGGCTGATGATGATCAGCGGAAAGCTGATGAGGTGCGTATCGGTCCACAGGCCGATGCCGGGCGCGTTCAGGCCCTGGTTGAGGTACGTCTTGAGGGGCAGGGGGTTGAGGCGGAAGGTCTCCTCGACCCCGGCACGCAGGATGGAGTACCACAGCCAGAACTGCCAGAAGGCCCACCCCGCCTTGCGCGAGCGCAGCCAGAAGTACGCGGCGACCGCGAGGATGATCCCGATGATCACCCCGTAAAGCTGGGTGAAGTGGACGGGCGCCGTCATCACGAGCTGGCCGCCGACCTCCCGGCAATATTTCGAGAGGTCCAGGTCGGGGTTCGGGTTGGGAATGCACATGCCCTCGTGGAAAGCGCGGGCCGAGGCGGGCCAGTGGAAGCCGATGGGCCAGCCCGTCACGCGCCCCACCGTATCGGTGCCGTTCATGATGTTGCCGATGCGCCCGCCGATGATGCCGAAGGCCACGCCGGGCACCGCCAGGTCCGCGTACTCGTAGAAGTTGAGCCGGTAGCGCCGCGCGAAATAGATCAGCGTGAGGACGCCGCCGATGAGTCCCCCGTGAATCGAGATGCCCCCCGCCCGCAGGTTCACGATGTCGAGCAGCACGCGCGGAAAGGGAATGTTCTCAAACAGGTGCCAGGAAGTCAGGACGAACACCAGCCGGGCGCCCACGAACCCCCAGAACAGCATCCACATGATCATCCGCTCGAAGAGGTCCACATCCAGGCCGCGCCGCCGCGCCATCCGGGTCCCCACCCAGATGCCGAGCACGATGCCGAGCGTGATGAGCACGCCGTACCAGGCAATCGTGAAATTGCCGATTTTCAGGAAGACGGGGTCCATAAGTCGTGTGCAGTCTATGCCGATTGCAGGCGGAACACGCCGCAAGAAAACTCCCGGCCTGGGTGGACCGGGAGCAGGCGTGAGGAAAGGGTCAGGTGCCGATGGCGGGAGCGTCCTCGCTGGGAACGATTCGGAAGATGCGCGAGAGCAGCACCCCCAGCTCGTACAGCGCGTACAGTGGCACGGCCACCAGGAGCATGTTGCCGGGGTCGGGCGTCGGTGTAATGACGGCGGCGGCGACCGCCACGAGGACGAGCGCGAAACGCCAGCCCTTGCGGAGCATCACGTGGTTCACCAGCCCGATCCGGGTCAGGATCACCGCCAGGATGGGCAGCTCGAAGGCCAGCCCAAACGACACCAGGAAGGTGGTCACGGTCCCGATGTAATCCTTGAGGTTCAGCAGCGGCGTGACGGCCCCGGCCAGGAAGTCGAGCAGAAACCCGACCATCGCGGGCAGCACGAGCTTGTACCCGAAGACCGCTCCGGCCAGGAACGAGAGCCCGGCCCCGATCACAAAGGGCAGCGCCCACTTCCGCTCCTGGGGGTACAGCCCCGGCGCGATAAAGGCCCAGACCTGCCACAGGATGAACGGCAGCGCCAGCGCCAGCCCTGACCAGAAGGACAGGTTGAGCGACAGGATGAACTGATCCGTCAGCCCCTGGGTCACGACCGTGACTTTCCCCCGCTGGAACTGCTCGGAGGCGTGCAGCGGCAGCTTGATCAGCTCGATAAGTTGCAGGCGGTACTGAAAGGCGACGACCAGACCGACCGCCAGGAAGACTAGGCTGATAATGATGCGCTTTCGCAACTCCTCCAGGTGGTCGAGGAGGGGCGCGCTCTTGAGATCCTGGGCCTGCGACATGCCGGGGCCTGCCCTACGCGCGGTGGTCGCGCTCGGTGACAGTCGGGGCGGGGCGCCCGTCTGCCGTGCGGGGCACCTCGGGCGTCACGGGGTCGAGGGGGCGGGCCTCCACGTCGGTTACGGCCGGGTCGCGGACCTCCTTCTTGTACTCCTTGATGCCCTGGCCCAGGCCCTTGCCCAGTTCGGGCAGCTTGCGCGCCCCGAAGATCAGGGCGATGACGGCGACGATCAGGATAATTTCAAGCGGTCCGAGCGACATAGTGACTCCTCCTGGCAGCCCCGCCCCCAGGCGGGAGTTCGGCTGACCCCAGCGTAGCGCCCACATATGAAGAAGTTTGGTACTCCCTCACCGGGCCCCGCTGTCCTGTACCTATGCGCCCGCGCCAGGACTGGATCACCGCCCACCCCCATCTCCCCTTAAGGTGGGGTGGTTCAGATACCCCAGCCCCCGTCCACCAGCACCTCCTGCCCGGTGATGTACCCGGCCTCTGGGGTGGCGAGAAAGGCGACCGCCGCGCCCACCTCGTTCGGCTGACCGAAGCGCCGGGCGGGGATGCGGGCCAGCAGGCGCTCGGCCTCGGCGGGGTCGGCGTGCAGGGCCCTCAGGCGGTCGGTGGCGGTGTAGCCGGGGGCGACCGTATTGCAGGTCACCCCCTGGGCGGCCACCTCCAGCGCCAGCGTTCGCAGGTGGTTCGTCACGGCGGCGCGCATGGCGTTGCTGACAGGGAGGTTCAGGGCGGGCCGCCCCACCGTCAGGCTGGTAATGGCAATGATGCGGCCCCAGCGCCGTTCCCGCATCCCGGGCAGCACGGCGTCCGCCAGCCGCACGGTCGAGAGGAAGGTCGTCTCGAAGCCGCGCTGCCACGCCTCCCCGGTTACCCCACTGGGGAGGCTGGGGGGCGGGCCGCCCGCGTTGCTCACCAGGATGTCCACCGCGCCCGCCGCCTCCACCGCCGCGCGGACGCCCTCCGGGGTGCTCACGTCCGCGACCACGCAACGCACGCCCAGCGCGTCCGCCGCCGTCCGCAGCGCCGCCTCCCCGCGCGCCGCGATGGTCACGTTGGCGCCCAGCCGCACCAGGGCGTGCGCCGCCGCCAGCCCAATGCCCTTGCTGCCTCCCGTGACGAGCGCCTGCCTGCCGTCCAGCCTGAAAAGACCCATGCGGGCAGCGTAACAGGCGGGCGCCCGGCTGCCCTCAGTTCGCCACGTACCGCACGAACGCCAGCATGGGGTTCACGCACGGACTCGCATCGTACTGGGTGCTGCTGGCGGTGATCGTCCGCAGGCGCCCCTCGTCACTCAGGTAGAGCTGGCTGATGCGGTACAGAACGCCCCCTTCCTCGTGCGTGTAGGCGGCCAGGACGCCCCAGCCTCCGGGGCGGTCCACCGGCTGCGCGACGACCCCGCTGGCCCCCCCGCGGCCCAGGGCGTTCTGGAGACGCAGGGCGAACTGCCGGGCTTCCTCCAGGGTGTTGAAGCCCGGAAACGCCTGATCGTGCCGCTCCTCGCGCACCAGGCAGGCCCCCTGCGGATCGGTCCAGAGGTCGGCGTTGCCGTTCACGGGCGTCCAGCCCTCCAGCGGCACGACGAGCGCCCGCGCGGGCGTGGCGAGCAGGGTCCCCGCCAGGGCGAGGGCGGCCAGCGGGAGGCGAGGCAGGCGAAGGGCACGCATGGGGGTCAGTGTACCCGGCGGGATGTGGCAAGCACGGGGCGGGTTCTCATCCCGCGGTCAGGAAGTGGCTGGTTCGGAAGCGCGCTCCAGCCGGGCCTGCAACCCGGCCTTCACGGCGGGCCACTCCCCGTGCAGAATGCTGAACATCACGCTGTCGCGGGCGTAGCCGTCGGGCCGCACCTGATATTGCCGCAGCGTGCCCTCGCGCACTGCTCCGAGCTTTTCCATCGCGCGCAGGCTGCGGGCGTTGCGGGCGTCCACCTTGAAGTGGACCCGGTTGGCCCCCAGCTCCTCGAAGGCGCGGGTCAGCAGCAGCAGTTTGGCGCCGGGATTGGCGACCTTGCCCTGGGCGGCGGGGACGAGCATCGTCCCGATCTCCACCCAGCGGTCAGGCGCCCGCACCTCGCTGTAGCTGATGCGGCCCACGGCCTGCCCGCCCAGCAGCACCGCCCAGTTCACCCGGGCGGGCAGGGCATTCAGCCGCCCGATGTACTCCGCCCAGCCCTCCACCGTGCGCTGCTCCGGGCCGCCGCGGGCGAGCAGCGCGTAGGTGTCCTCGTCGGCTCCCAGGTGCAGGTCGGCGGCGTGTTCCGGCGTCA from Deinococcus apachensis DSM 19763 encodes the following:
- a CDS encoding GNAT family N-acetyltransferase, whose product is MTSNPLPPAGPDEWLRPVTLTGRHVTLVPLTPEHAADLHLGADEDTYALLARGGPEQRTVEGWAEYIGRLNALPARVNWAVLLGGQAVGRISYSEVRAPDRWVEIGTMLVPAAQGKVANPGAKLLLLTRAFEELGANRVHFKVDARNARSLRAMEKLGAVREGTLRQYQVRPDGYARDSVMFSILHGEWPAVKAGLQARLERASEPATS